A genomic window from Equus caballus isolate H_3958 breed thoroughbred chromosome 5, TB-T2T, whole genome shotgun sequence includes:
- the VPS72 gene encoding vacuolar protein sorting-associated protein 72 homolog, with amino-acid sequence MSLAGGRAPRKTAGNRLSGLLEAEEEDEFYQTTYGGFTEESGDDEYQGDQSDTEDEVDSDFDIDEGDEPSSDGEAEEPRRKRRVVTKAYKEPLKSLRPRKVSTPAGSSQKAREEKALLPLELQDDGSDSRKSMRQSTAEHTRQTFLRVQERQGQSRRRKGPHCERPLTQEELLREAKITEELNLRSLETYERLEADKKKQVHKKRKCPGPIITYHSVTVPLVGEPGPKEENVDVEGLDPAPTASALTPRAGTGPIIPPARCSRTFITFSDDATFEEWFPQGRPPKVPVREVCPVTHRPALYRDPVTDIPYATARAFKIIREAYKKYITAHGLPPTASALGPGPPPPEPLPGSGPRALRQKIVIK; translated from the exons ATGAGTTTGGCTGGGGGCCGGGCCCCCCGGAAGACCGCGGGGAACCGGCTTTCTGGGCtcctggaggcagaggaggaagatgagttCTACCAGACGACTTATGGGGGTTTCACAGAG GAATCAGGAGATGATGAGTATCAAGGGGACCAGTCAGACACAGAGGATGAGGTGGACTCTGACTTTGACATCGATGAAGGAGATGAACCATCCAGTGATGGAGAAGCAGAAGAGCCAAGAAGGAAGCGCCGAGTAGTCACCAAAGCCTATAAG GAGCCTCTCAAGAGCTTAAGGCCTCGAAAGGTCAGCACCCCAGCTGGTAGCTCTCAGAAggccagagaagagaaggcactGCTACCACTAGAACTACAAGATGATGGCTCTGACA GTCGGAAGTCCATGCGTCAGTCTACAGCTGAGCATACAAGACAAACATTCCTTCGGGTACAGGAGAGGCAGGGCCAGTCACGGCGGCGAAAGGGCCCCCACTGTGAGCGACCACTGACCCAGGAGGAGCTGCTCAGGGAGGCCAAGATCACAGAGGAGCTCAACTTACGTTCACTGG AGACATATGAGCGGCTGGAGGCTGACAAAAAGAAGCAGGTTCACAAGAAGCGGAAGTGCCCTGGGCCCATAATCACGTATCATTCAGTGACAGTGCCGCTTGTTGGGGAGCCAGGCCCTAAAGAAGAGAATGTCGATGTAGAAGG GCTTGATCCTGCTCCCACGGCTTCTGCATTGACTCCCCGTGCTGGGACTGGACCCATCATCCCTCCTGCTCGCTGCTCACGTACCTTCATCACTTTTAGTGATGATGCGACATTTGAAGAATGGTTTCCCCAGGGGCGGCCCCCAAAGGTCCCTGTTAGAGAGGTCTGCCCGGTGACCCATCGGCCAGCCCTATACCGGGATCCTGTTACAGACATACCCTACGCCACTGCTCGAGCCTTCAAGATCATCCGTGAGGCCTACAAGAAGTACATCACTGCCCATGGACTGCCTCCCACTgcctcagccctgggccctggcccGCCACCTCCTGAGCCTCTCCCCGGCTCTGGGCCCCGAGCCTTGCGTCAGAAAATTGTCATCAAATGA
- the TMOD4 gene encoding tropomodulin-4 isoform X3: MSSYQKELEKYRDIDEDEILRTLSPEELEQLDCELQEMDPENMLLPAGLRQRDQTKKSPTGPLDREALLQYLEQQALEVKERDDLVPFTGEKKGKPYIQPKREIPVQEQITLEPELEEALAHATDAEMCDIAAILGMYTLMSNKQYYDAICSGEICNTEGISSVVQPDKYKPVPDEPPNPTNIEEILKSVRSNDKEVEEVNLNNIQDIPIPMLTELCEAMKTNTHVRSFSLVATRSGDPIANRQWPGDAVEMEMATMLEQCPSIVRFGYHFTQQGPRARAAQAMTRNNELRRQQKKR, encoded by the exons ATGTCATCGTATCAGAAGGAATTGGAGAAATACAGAGACATAGATGAAGATGAGATCCTAAGGACCTTGAGCCCTGAGGAGCTAGAGCAGCTGGACTGCGAGCTACAGGAGATGGACCCCGAG AACATGCTCCTGCCAGCTGGACTAAGACAACGTGACCAGACAAAGAAGAGCCCAACGGGGCCGCTGGACCGAGAGGCCCTTTTGCAGTACCTGGAGCAGCAGGCACTAGAGGTCAAAGAGCGTGATGACTTGGTGCCCTTCACAGGCGAGAAGAAGG GGAAACCCTATATTCAGCCCAAGAGGGAAATTCCAGTACAGGAGCAGATCACTCTGGAGCCTGAGCTGGAAGAGGCACTGGCCCATGCCACAGATGCTGAAATGTGTGATATTGCAG CGATTCTGGGCATGTACACACTGATGAGCAACAAGCAATACTATGATGCCATCTGCAGTGGAGAAATCTGTAACACTGAAGGCATTAGCA GTGTGGTGCAGCCTGACAAGTATAAGCCAGTGCCAGATGAGCCCCCAAATCCCACAAACATCGAGGAGATACTAAAGAGTGTTCGAAGCAATGacaaggaggtggaggaggtgaACCTCAATAATATACAG GACATCCCGATACCCATGCTAACTGAGCTGTGTGAGGCAATGAAGACAAATACCCATGTCCGGAGCTTCAGTCTGGTGGCCACAAGGAGCGGTGACCCCATTGCCAAT CGCCAGTGGCCTGGCGATgcagtggagatggagatggCCACCATGCTCGAACAGTGTCCTTCCATCGTCCGCTTTGGCTACCACTTTACACAGCAGGGGCCACGAGCTCGGGCAGCCCAGGCCATGACCCGAAACAATGAACTAC GTCGCCAGCAAAAAAAGAGATAA
- the TMOD4 gene encoding tropomodulin-4 isoform X1 encodes MSSYQKELEKYRDIDEDEILRTLSPEELEQLDCELQEMDPENMLLPAGLRQRDQTKKSPTGPLDREALLQYLEQQALEVKERDDLVPFTGEKKGKPYIQPKREIPVQEQITLEPELEEALAHATDAEMCDIAAILGMYTLMSNKQYYDAICSGEICNTEGISSVVQPDKYKPVPDEPPNPTNIEEILKSVRSNDKEVEEVNLNNIQDIPIPMLTELCEAMKTNTHVRSFSLVATRSGDPIANAVADMLRENRSLQSLNIESNFISSTGLMAVLKAVRENATLTELRVDNQRQWPGDAVEMEMATMLEQCPSIVRFGYHFTQQGPRARAAQAMTRNNELRRQQKKR; translated from the exons ATGTCATCGTATCAGAAGGAATTGGAGAAATACAGAGACATAGATGAAGATGAGATCCTAAGGACCTTGAGCCCTGAGGAGCTAGAGCAGCTGGACTGCGAGCTACAGGAGATGGACCCCGAG AACATGCTCCTGCCAGCTGGACTAAGACAACGTGACCAGACAAAGAAGAGCCCAACGGGGCCGCTGGACCGAGAGGCCCTTTTGCAGTACCTGGAGCAGCAGGCACTAGAGGTCAAAGAGCGTGATGACTTGGTGCCCTTCACAGGCGAGAAGAAGG GGAAACCCTATATTCAGCCCAAGAGGGAAATTCCAGTACAGGAGCAGATCACTCTGGAGCCTGAGCTGGAAGAGGCACTGGCCCATGCCACAGATGCTGAAATGTGTGATATTGCAG CGATTCTGGGCATGTACACACTGATGAGCAACAAGCAATACTATGATGCCATCTGCAGTGGAGAAATCTGTAACACTGAAGGCATTAGCA GTGTGGTGCAGCCTGACAAGTATAAGCCAGTGCCAGATGAGCCCCCAAATCCCACAAACATCGAGGAGATACTAAAGAGTGTTCGAAGCAATGacaaggaggtggaggaggtgaACCTCAATAATATACAG GACATCCCGATACCCATGCTAACTGAGCTGTGTGAGGCAATGAAGACAAATACCCATGTCCGGAGCTTCAGTCTGGTGGCCACAAGGAGCGGTGACCCCATTGCCAAT GCGGTGGCTGACATGTTGCGTGAAAACCGTAGCCTCCAGAGCCTGAACATTGAATCCAACTTCATTAGCAGCACAGGGCTCATGGCTGTGCTGAAAGCCGTTCGGGAAAATGCCACACTCACTGAGCTCCGCGTAGACAACCAG CGCCAGTGGCCTGGCGATgcagtggagatggagatggCCACCATGCTCGAACAGTGTCCTTCCATCGTCCGCTTTGGCTACCACTTTACACAGCAGGGGCCACGAGCTCGGGCAGCCCAGGCCATGACCCGAAACAATGAACTAC GTCGCCAGCAAAAAAAGAGATAA
- the TMOD4 gene encoding tropomodulin-4 isoform X2 produces the protein MLLPAGLRQRDQTKKSPTGPLDREALLQYLEQQALEVKERDDLVPFTGEKKGKPYIQPKREIPVQEQITLEPELEEALAHATDAEMCDIAAILGMYTLMSNKQYYDAICSGEICNTEGISSVVQPDKYKPVPDEPPNPTNIEEILKSVRSNDKEVEEVNLNNIQDIPIPMLTELCEAMKTNTHVRSFSLVATRSGDPIANAVADMLRENRSLQSLNIESNFISSTGLMAVLKAVRENATLTELRVDNQRQWPGDAVEMEMATMLEQCPSIVRFGYHFTQQGPRARAAQAMTRNNELRRQQKKR, from the exons ATGCTCCTGCCAGCTGGACTAAGACAACGTGACCAGACAAAGAAGAGCCCAACGGGGCCGCTGGACCGAGAGGCCCTTTTGCAGTACCTGGAGCAGCAGGCACTAGAGGTCAAAGAGCGTGATGACTTGGTGCCCTTCACAGGCGAGAAGAAGG GGAAACCCTATATTCAGCCCAAGAGGGAAATTCCAGTACAGGAGCAGATCACTCTGGAGCCTGAGCTGGAAGAGGCACTGGCCCATGCCACAGATGCTGAAATGTGTGATATTGCAG CGATTCTGGGCATGTACACACTGATGAGCAACAAGCAATACTATGATGCCATCTGCAGTGGAGAAATCTGTAACACTGAAGGCATTAGCA GTGTGGTGCAGCCTGACAAGTATAAGCCAGTGCCAGATGAGCCCCCAAATCCCACAAACATCGAGGAGATACTAAAGAGTGTTCGAAGCAATGacaaggaggtggaggaggtgaACCTCAATAATATACAG GACATCCCGATACCCATGCTAACTGAGCTGTGTGAGGCAATGAAGACAAATACCCATGTCCGGAGCTTCAGTCTGGTGGCCACAAGGAGCGGTGACCCCATTGCCAAT GCGGTGGCTGACATGTTGCGTGAAAACCGTAGCCTCCAGAGCCTGAACATTGAATCCAACTTCATTAGCAGCACAGGGCTCATGGCTGTGCTGAAAGCCGTTCGGGAAAATGCCACACTCACTGAGCTCCGCGTAGACAACCAG CGCCAGTGGCCTGGCGATgcagtggagatggagatggCCACCATGCTCGAACAGTGTCCTTCCATCGTCCGCTTTGGCTACCACTTTACACAGCAGGGGCCACGAGCTCGGGCAGCCCAGGCCATGACCCGAAACAATGAACTAC GTCGCCAGCAAAAAAAGAGATAA